From a single Pseudomonas sp. A34-9 genomic region:
- a CDS encoding type VI secretion system tip protein VgrG has protein sequence MFNPANETHFSLKVEDYVGDLQVLSFTGTEGISQPYRFDLELVSENPDLDLEQLLHKQAFLAFDPQGSGIHGQIYRVAQGDAGKRLTRYKVSMVPQLQYLHHRTNQRIYQQMSAPKIIALILEEHGIKGNAYSFQLSQPCPDRDYCVQYDETDLHFVQRLCEEEGIHYHFQHSDKGHLLVFGDDQTVFPDLGQPTAYVQGSGMIAEEPVIKGFKLRLETRTSRTTRRDYDFEKPRLQMESAYKPEGESTEPDLEDYDYPGRFIDRARGKFLSQRALERHRADYRQAEGRGDQTKLVSGHFMALSDHPRSEWNDLWLLTEIFHEGKQPQVLEEGVTSDTTDNKDDFHQGYRNTFLATPWDVFYRPALEHPKPRVLGSQTAMVTGPKGEEIHCDQYGRIKVQFHWDREGLADDKTSCWLRVSSSWAGDRYGAISIPRIGMEVLVTFLEGDPDQPLVTGCLYHKENPVPYALPANKTRSVFKTLSSPGGGGYNELRIEDKKGAEQIYIHAQRDWDENIEHDQKIRVGNERHDTVVKNTYTELKAEEHRTTISDRKVEAKLDDHLTVGQNQHVKLGTAQLTSVGKEIHLKAGDKIVIEAGTELTILGGGSFIKLDGGGVTVVGPVIKINAGGSAGSGTGIGIKPPVLPGAADKDKAGSLMDQALGNAVPEKVKPTVDYPFSL, from the coding sequence ATGTTCAACCCAGCTAACGAAACCCACTTCAGCCTCAAGGTCGAAGACTACGTGGGCGACCTGCAAGTGCTGTCGTTCACCGGCACCGAAGGCATCAGCCAGCCGTATCGTTTCGACCTCGAACTGGTCAGCGAAAACCCTGATCTGGACCTCGAACAACTGCTGCACAAACAGGCGTTTCTCGCATTCGATCCACAAGGCTCGGGCATCCACGGGCAGATCTACCGCGTCGCCCAAGGCGATGCCGGCAAGCGCCTGACCCGCTACAAAGTGTCGATGGTGCCGCAACTGCAATACCTGCATCACCGCACCAACCAGCGCATCTACCAGCAGATGTCGGCGCCGAAAATCATCGCGCTGATCCTCGAAGAGCACGGCATCAAGGGCAACGCCTACAGCTTCCAGCTCAGCCAGCCGTGCCCGGATCGCGACTACTGCGTGCAGTACGACGAAACCGACCTGCATTTCGTTCAGCGCCTGTGCGAAGAGGAAGGCATTCACTACCACTTCCAGCACAGCGACAAAGGCCACCTGCTGGTGTTCGGCGACGACCAGACCGTGTTCCCCGACCTCGGCCAGCCGACCGCGTATGTGCAAGGCAGCGGCATGATCGCCGAAGAACCGGTGATCAAAGGCTTCAAACTGCGCCTGGAAACCCGCACCAGCCGCACCACGCGCCGCGACTACGACTTCGAAAAACCGCGCCTGCAAATGGAATCCGCGTACAAACCCGAAGGCGAGAGCACTGAGCCAGATCTGGAAGACTACGACTACCCCGGTCGCTTCATCGACCGCGCCCGTGGCAAGTTCCTCAGCCAGCGCGCCCTCGAACGCCACCGCGCCGACTACCGTCAGGCCGAAGGTCGCGGCGACCAGACCAAACTGGTCAGCGGCCACTTCATGGCCCTGTCCGACCACCCGCGCAGCGAGTGGAACGACCTGTGGCTGCTCACCGAAATCTTCCACGAAGGCAAACAGCCGCAAGTCCTCGAAGAAGGCGTGACCAGCGACACCACCGACAACAAGGACGACTTCCATCAGGGCTACCGCAACACCTTCCTCGCCACCCCGTGGGACGTGTTCTACCGCCCGGCCCTCGAACACCCGAAACCACGCGTCCTCGGCAGCCAGACCGCCATGGTCACCGGCCCCAAAGGCGAAGAAATCCACTGCGACCAATACGGCCGCATCAAAGTGCAATTCCACTGGGATCGCGAAGGCCTCGCCGACGACAAAACCAGCTGCTGGCTGCGCGTCTCCAGCTCCTGGGCCGGCGACCGCTACGGCGCCATCTCCATCCCGCGCATCGGCATGGAAGTCCTCGTCACCTTCCTCGAAGGCGACCCCGACCAACCCCTCGTCACCGGCTGCCTGTACCACAAGGAAAACCCGGTGCCGTACGCCTTGCCGGCAAACAAAACCCGCAGCGTCTTCAAAACGCTTAGCTCGCCGGGTGGTGGTGGGTATAACGAACTGCGCATCGAAGACAAGAAAGGTGCGGAGCAGATCTACATTCATGCCCAGCGTGATTGGGATGAAAACATTGAGCACGATCAGAAGATTCGGGTCGGGAATGAACGTCATGACACGGTGGTGAAGAACACCTACACCGAGCTGAAGGCCGAAGAACACCGCACCACGATCTCCGACCGCAAGGTTGAAGCGAAGCTGGATGATCACCTCACGGTTGGGCAGAACCAGCATGTGAAGTTGGGGACTGCGCAACTGACCAGTGTGGGCAAAGAGATTCACCTCAAGGCTGGGGACAAGATTGTTATTGAGGCGGGGACGGAGCTGACCATTCTTGGGGGTGGGAGCTTTATCAAGCTCGATGGCGGTGGCGTGACGGTGGTTGGGCCGGTGATCAAAATCAACGCGGGTGGCTCGGCTGGCTCCGGCACAGGGATCGGGATTAAACCGCCGGTGCTGCCGGGGGCGGCGGATAAGGATAAGGCGGGGAGTTTGATGGATCAGGCGTTGGGGAATGCGGTGCCTGAGAAGGTTAAGCCGACAGTTGATTACCCTTTCTCGCTTTGA
- a CDS encoding serine/threonine-protein kinase, with translation MTNIESPIDDLLMSEEQANNLTYFAFAKENKAEPLLAPTKASIGALPDVLAGRYHLERLLGAGGMGAVYRARDLLHEQFGDPDPYIALKILSEEFAESPDASALLYSEFALTRRLRHDNVVRAHTFEVDTDCQRAFITMEYMRGLTLDKLLCERPLGLPWQELRDIVLPLLDTLAYAHGRGVLHGDMKPSNVMLSEDGLRLFDFGLGQAEEGTLPGLPHLSRERFNAWTPGYAAPELLEGQPLSASADVYGVACVIYELAGGKHPFRRLPSIQARDEHLERELQAPANLPKHSWPALRTALSFDPAERSITAQQLRDALGATSSWLQRLRLRA, from the coding sequence ATGACCAATATCGAATCGCCAATCGATGACTTGCTGATGAGCGAAGAACAGGCCAACAACCTGACCTACTTCGCCTTCGCCAAGGAGAACAAAGCAGAGCCTTTGCTGGCGCCAACCAAGGCCAGCATCGGTGCACTGCCGGATGTACTCGCCGGTCGCTACCACCTCGAGCGCCTGCTCGGGGCCGGTGGCATGGGCGCTGTTTACCGGGCGCGGGATCTGCTGCACGAACAGTTCGGTGATCCCGATCCTTACATTGCGCTGAAAATCCTCAGCGAAGAATTTGCCGAATCGCCGGACGCCAGTGCCTTGCTCTACAGCGAGTTCGCCCTGACCCGACGCCTGCGCCACGACAACGTCGTGCGTGCGCACACCTTTGAAGTCGACACCGACTGCCAGCGGGCCTTCATCACCATGGAATACATGCGTGGCCTGACCCTGGACAAATTGCTCTGCGAGCGGCCCCTCGGCCTGCCGTGGCAAGAACTGCGCGACATCGTCCTGCCGCTGCTCGATACGCTGGCCTACGCCCACGGTCGCGGCGTGCTGCACGGTGACATGAAACCGAGCAACGTCATGCTCAGCGAAGACGGCCTGCGCCTCTTTGACTTCGGCTTGGGCCAGGCAGAGGAGGGCACCTTGCCCGGCCTGCCGCACCTGAGCCGCGAACGCTTCAACGCCTGGACCCCGGGCTACGCCGCCCCCGAACTGCTTGAGGGCCAACCGTTGTCGGCCAGCGCGGACGTGTACGGCGTGGCCTGCGTGATCTATGAACTGGCGGGCGGCAAACACCCGTTCCGCCGCCTGCCCTCGATCCAGGCCCGCGACGAGCACCTGGAGCGCGAGCTGCAAGCGCCGGCGAACTTACCCAAACACAGCTGGCCAGCGCTGCGAACCGCGCTGAGCTTCGACCCGGCAGAACGCAGCATCACTGCCCAACAATTGCGTGACGCCTTGGGCGCCACTTCGTCCTGGCTGCAACGGTTGCGACTTCGGGCGTAA
- a CDS encoding PP2C family serine/threonine-protein phosphatase yields MLVASAWRSAARTDPGKVRARNEDAFLDSPQQGLWVVADGMGGHQGGDIASQLIVASLAELPQHEDFDERLKAIRQCLHWLNRRLGQELTVTAGRHDSIMGSTVVALLMEGNRAACIWAGDSRCYMWRGQRLYQLSKDHSLQQQLIDEQQMSVEQAAAHPAAQALTRAVGAAEQLTLDVLELEVYPGDAFLLCSDGLYQGLSSDALGNALSLSAPHVALERLFDGALRGAARDNLTAVVIRQ; encoded by the coding sequence ATGCTGGTGGCCAGTGCCTGGCGCAGCGCGGCGCGTACCGACCCGGGCAAGGTGCGGGCGCGCAACGAAGATGCCTTCCTCGACTCGCCGCAGCAGGGGCTGTGGGTGGTCGCGGACGGCATGGGCGGTCATCAGGGTGGCGACATCGCCAGCCAGTTGATCGTCGCCAGCCTGGCTGAATTGCCGCAACACGAGGATTTCGACGAACGCCTCAAAGCCATCCGCCAGTGCCTGCACTGGCTGAACCGGCGTTTGGGGCAGGAGTTGACGGTCACCGCCGGACGCCACGACAGCATCATGGGCAGCACCGTCGTGGCGCTGCTGATGGAAGGCAATCGCGCGGCCTGCATCTGGGCCGGCGACAGTCGTTGCTATATGTGGCGCGGGCAGCGGCTGTATCAGCTGTCCAAGGATCATTCGCTGCAACAGCAACTGATCGACGAACAGCAAATGAGCGTTGAACAGGCGGCGGCGCATCCGGCGGCTCAGGCCTTGACCCGAGCCGTTGGCGCCGCCGAACAGCTGACCTTGGATGTCCTCGAACTCGAGGTCTATCCGGGCGATGCGTTCCTGTTGTGCAGCGATGGTTTGTATCAGGGCCTGAGTAGCGATGCCCTCGGCAACGCCCTCAGCCTCAGCGCGCCGCACGTGGCGCTGGAACGTTTGTTCGACGGCGCCTTGCGTGGCGCCGCGCGCGACAACCTGACAGCCGTGGTGATCCGCCAATGA
- the tssM gene encoding type VI secretion system membrane subunit TssM translates to MKKFFKKVGAFLRQTWVWTLLLVLFVALLVWFVGPLLAVDDYKFWESATSRLLTISVLFLIWGLTMVFVSWRAGIRKKAVEESEDGQDRIRREELIDEEQKELKARFKDALKTLKTSSLYRGRSERWRSDLPWYLLIGPQASGKTSLLDFSGLEFPINKIDRKLTRDTLGTRHCDWYFADHGVLIDTAGRYLTQPDAEVDGSAWTTLLELLRKRRRGRPLNGVLVTIPVETLLGGSEQDIDTLARQVRGRLQDVHQKLHVDVPVYLVLSKADKLLGFDEFFDQLTREESDQVLGTSFRKEQVGTDVAVLRNEFEELLRRLNSQVIMRMHSERDTQRRGRILDFPHQLGQIGERLCLFVDMAFTGNRYQRATQLRGFYLTSAPHLTQEMDATTAGIGASLGMSAGVLPTLRSGRSRFIHHLLSQVIFPEADLAGLDKRERSRIHWGQRALYVGALAALALFGMLWAGGFSANYERLENLRNLAQNWTQQRTALSPRDDAMGVLKTLDSSYAATQVFPKKGDVSYHERGGLYQGEDVNPVVKEAYERELEKQLLPRVATMLEGQIRANMKDRDRLLNSLRAYLMLNMKDRRDAAWLKDWVATDWSTRYTGNTAVQNGLNAHLERLLQQPFIYPLNDQLVTQARQVLRSESLATVVYRMLREQARNLPDYRFSQHLGPQGSLFIGTEYVIPGFYTQTGYQQYFSVQGSALVTDILRDNWVLGEGAGISDMDLRRLMVELEQLYFRDYANYWSEAVGQVALPPISDAGEGAEQLAGLTSANSPVLALLTEVRENTRFQAAADPVDEAGDAADALAGQKGKLGKVGKLASAVADKASALNVAKTLPDTAKKSLQRRFEPLHRLLDDNNGPAADLTPALSALNDLQLQLSGLARSSTPEQAAFEMAKTRMSGQRDALTNLRAASGRLPRPLSVWFNVLAEDSWRLVLNDAYQYLNGRYQNELYSVYGKTISKRYPFSASSTSDVAISDFREFFRAQGTVDRFFDSYMRPFVSGDPGNYRMRSVDGHSLPVSKMYLDQMAAALTIRQSFFSINPAEPTVQFKLEPYTLDPAVSRSEFKFGDKTMEYRHGPILPMSFKWPTDAEDGRTSLVMDKMAGRPIGIEKNSGPWSLFRLFDLMQTEYLSGRDVLVLKADVGGLRANYLLTSQRTPNPFDMGVLRTFRMPVQL, encoded by the coding sequence ATGAAAAAGTTTTTCAAGAAAGTCGGCGCCTTCCTGCGCCAGACCTGGGTCTGGACCTTGCTGCTGGTGCTGTTCGTGGCACTGCTGGTGTGGTTTGTCGGCCCGTTGTTGGCGGTCGATGACTACAAGTTCTGGGAGAGCGCGACCTCGCGTTTGCTGACCATCAGCGTGCTGTTCCTGATCTGGGGCCTGACCATGGTCTTCGTCAGCTGGCGCGCGGGTATCCGCAAGAAAGCCGTTGAAGAAAGCGAGGACGGCCAGGATCGTATCCGCCGCGAAGAGCTGATCGACGAAGAGCAGAAAGAGTTGAAGGCGCGCTTCAAAGACGCGCTGAAAACCCTGAAGACCTCGAGCCTGTATCGCGGCCGCAGCGAACGCTGGCGCAGTGACTTGCCGTGGTACCTGCTGATCGGTCCGCAGGCCTCGGGCAAGACCAGTCTGCTGGACTTTTCCGGTCTGGAATTCCCGATCAACAAGATCGACCGCAAGCTGACTCGCGACACCCTCGGCACTCGTCATTGCGACTGGTACTTCGCCGACCACGGTGTGTTGATCGACACCGCCGGGCGTTACCTGACCCAGCCTGACGCGGAAGTCGACGGCAGTGCCTGGACGACATTGCTGGAGTTGCTGCGCAAACGTCGTCGCGGGCGTCCGTTGAACGGCGTGCTGGTGACCATTCCGGTGGAAACCCTGCTCGGCGGCAGTGAGCAGGACATCGATACCCTCGCGCGCCAGGTGCGTGGTCGTCTGCAAGACGTGCATCAGAAGCTGCACGTCGACGTGCCGGTGTATCTGGTGCTGAGCAAGGCTGACAAGCTGCTCGGTTTCGACGAGTTCTTCGATCAACTGACCCGCGAAGAAAGCGATCAGGTGCTCGGTACCAGTTTCCGCAAGGAACAGGTCGGCACCGACGTGGCCGTGCTGCGCAACGAGTTCGAAGAACTGCTGCGTCGCTTGAATAGCCAAGTGATCATGCGCATGCACTCCGAGCGCGATACTCAGCGCCGTGGCCGCATCCTCGACTTCCCGCATCAACTGGGGCAGATCGGCGAACGCCTGTGCCTGTTCGTCGACATGGCGTTCACCGGCAACCGTTACCAGCGTGCCACGCAACTGCGTGGTTTCTACCTGACCAGCGCGCCGCACCTGACCCAAGAGATGGACGCGACCACCGCCGGCATCGGCGCCAGCCTCGGCATGAGCGCCGGTGTGCTGCCGACCTTGCGCAGCGGCCGTTCGCGGTTCATCCATCATTTGCTCAGCCAGGTTATTTTCCCCGAAGCCGATCTGGCCGGTCTGGACAAGCGCGAACGCAGCCGCATCCATTGGGGCCAGCGTGCGTTGTACGTCGGCGCACTGGCGGCACTGGCATTGTTTGGCATGCTGTGGGCGGGCGGTTTCTCGGCCAACTACGAGCGTCTGGAAAACCTGCGCAATCTGGCGCAGAACTGGACGCAGCAGCGCACGGCATTGTCGCCGCGTGATGACGCCATGGGCGTGCTGAAAACCCTCGACAGCAGCTACGCCGCGACACAGGTCTTCCCGAAAAAGGGCGACGTTTCGTACCACGAACGTGGCGGTCTGTATCAGGGCGAAGACGTCAATCCAGTGGTCAAGGAGGCTTACGAGCGCGAGCTTGAAAAGCAACTGCTGCCACGGGTGGCGACGATGCTCGAAGGGCAGATCCGCGCCAACATGAAGGACCGCGACCGCCTGCTCAACAGCCTGCGCGCGTACCTGATGCTGAACATGAAGGACCGTCGCGATGCGGCGTGGCTCAAGGACTGGGTCGCCACTGACTGGTCGACGCGCTACACCGGCAACACCGCTGTGCAAAACGGTTTGAACGCGCATCTGGAACGTCTGCTGCAGCAGCCGTTTATCTACCCGCTGAACGACCAATTGGTTACCCAGGCGCGTCAGGTCTTGCGCAGCGAATCGCTGGCCACGGTGGTTTACCGCATGCTCCGCGAGCAGGCACGCAACCTGCCGGACTATCGCTTCAGCCAACACCTCGGTCCACAAGGCTCGCTGTTTATCGGCACCGAATACGTGATCCCGGGTTTCTACACGCAAACCGGTTATCAACAGTATTTCTCGGTGCAGGGCTCGGCGCTGGTCACCGACATCCTGCGTGACAACTGGGTGCTGGGCGAAGGCGCAGGCATCAGCGACATGGACTTGCGTCGTCTGATGGTCGAGCTGGAGCAACTGTATTTCCGCGACTACGCCAACTACTGGAGCGAAGCCGTCGGTCAGGTTGCACTGCCGCCAATCAGCGACGCCGGTGAAGGCGCCGAGCAACTGGCGGGCCTGACTTCGGCCAACTCGCCGGTACTGGCCTTGCTCACTGAAGTGCGCGAGAACACGCGCTTCCAGGCCGCCGCCGATCCGGTGGATGAAGCCGGCGATGCCGCTGATGCACTGGCGGGGCAGAAAGGCAAACTGGGCAAAGTCGGCAAACTGGCGTCTGCAGTGGCGGACAAGGCTTCGGCCCTGAACGTGGCGAAGACCCTGCCGGACACCGCGAAGAAGTCGCTGCAACGTCGCTTCGAACCGCTGCATCGTTTGCTCGATGACAACAACGGCCCGGCGGCGGACCTCACTCCGGCCCTCAGCGCGCTCAACGACCTGCAACTGCAACTGTCCGGTCTGGCCCGTTCCAGTACGCCGGAACAAGCCGCGTTCGAAATGGCCAAGACCCGCATGAGCGGCCAGCGTGATGCGCTGACCAACCTGCGTGCGGCCTCGGGTCGCCTGCCGCGCCCGTTGAGCGTGTGGTTCAACGTGCTGGCCGAAGACTCGTGGCGTCTGGTACTCAACGATGCTTACCAATACCTGAACGGCCGTTATCAGAACGAGCTGTACAGCGTGTATGGCAAAACCATCAGCAAGCGTTATCCGTTCAGCGCCAGCAGCACCAGCGACGTGGCGATCAGCGATTTCCGCGAGTTCTTCCGGGCTCAAGGCACTGTCGACCGCTTCTTCGACAGCTACATGCGTCCGTTCGTCAGCGGTGATCCGGGTAACTACCGGATGCGCAGCGTCGACGGCCACAGCCTGCCGGTGTCGAAGATGTATCTCGACCAGATGGCGGCAGCCCTGACGATTCGCCAGAGCTTCTTCTCGATCAACCCGGCCGAGCCGACCGTGCAGTTCAAACTGGAGCCGTACACCCTCGACCCGGCCGTCAGCCGATCCGAGTTCAAGTTCGGCGACAAGACCATGGAATACCGCCACGGTCCGATCCTGCCGATGTCGTTCAAATGGCCGACCGATGCTGAAGACGGTCGCACCAGTCTGGTCATGGACAAAATGGCCGGGCGCCCGATCGGTATCGAGAAGAACTCCGGCCCATGGTCGCTGTTCCGTCTGTTCGACCTGATGCAGACCGAGTACCTGAGCGGTCGCGACGTGCTGGTGCTGAAAGCCGACGTGGGTGGCCTGCGCGCCAACTACCTGCTGACCAGCCAGCGCACGCCGAACCCGTTCGACATGGGCGTGCTGCGTACCTTCCGTATGCCGGTGCAGCTCTGA
- the icmH gene encoding type IVB secretion system protein IcmH/DotU encodes MIKETDYSQDDKTVLLDRQGHGPAASPLTDFAAPPRFEQLEERMIYAARLRPAEAFNISLNSLVAASSELLSEVVRLKHSETREDLYALNERLTAGLKLFEVRALHNGAESSQVMAARYVLCTVVDEAVVTTPWGNESEWSQMSLLSSFHNETFGGEKFFQLLDRLSKNPVKHLPMLELMYLCLSLGFEGKYRVQARGMLELEGIRDALYRQIRQLRGDVPRELSPHWEGLNDQRRNLVRIVPAWMVVLFTLVCLVVMYSGFAWVLGEQRDTVLQPYQPLDPAAVQPQSQP; translated from the coding sequence ATGATCAAGGAAACGGATTACAGCCAGGACGACAAAACCGTCCTGCTCGATCGTCAAGGCCACGGACCGGCAGCGAGTCCGCTGACCGACTTCGCCGCGCCGCCGCGTTTCGAGCAACTGGAAGAACGCATGATCTACGCCGCGCGCCTGCGCCCGGCAGAAGCGTTCAACATCAGCCTCAATTCGCTGGTCGCTGCCTCGTCCGAGCTGCTCTCGGAAGTGGTGCGCCTCAAGCACAGCGAAACCCGCGAAGACTTGTACGCGCTCAACGAGCGTCTGACTGCCGGGCTCAAACTGTTTGAAGTGCGCGCCCTGCACAACGGCGCCGAAAGCAGCCAGGTGATGGCCGCCCGTTACGTGCTCTGCACCGTGGTCGACGAAGCGGTCGTGACCACGCCGTGGGGCAATGAAAGCGAGTGGTCGCAGATGAGCCTGCTGAGCAGCTTCCACAACGAGACCTTCGGTGGCGAGAAGTTTTTCCAGTTGCTCGATCGGTTGTCGAAAAACCCGGTCAAGCACCTGCCGATGCTCGAGCTGATGTACCTGTGCCTGTCCCTCGGGTTCGAAGGCAAGTACCGCGTGCAGGCGCGTGGCATGCTCGAACTCGAAGGCATCCGCGACGCCCTGTACCGGCAGATCCGTCAGTTGCGTGGCGACGTACCGCGCGAATTGTCGCCGCACTGGGAAGGTCTCAACGATCAGCGTCGCAACCTGGTGCGCATCGTGCCGGCGTGGATGGTGGTGTTGTTCACTCTCGTCTGCCTGGTGGTGATGTATTCGGGCTTCGCCTGGGTCTTGGGCGAGCAGCGCGACACCGTTCTGCAACCTTATCAGCCGCTTGATCCGGCCGCGGTGCAACCGCAGTCGCAGCCGTAA
- the tssK gene encoding type VI secretion system baseplate subunit TssK: MNTHKVIWQEGMLLRPQHFQHNDRYYDHQMKTRTQLLGGYTWGFLNLEIDLQFLNMGKLVISEASGILPDGSLFELGGNTEPLALDVPPNTGNTPIYLALPLVTGNHIESRRPEQSDVLARYTAYDAEVADSNAGDDSASQVSCGRPDFKLLLGEQQSDQAYVKLKICDVLDTTPDGVISLDPDFVPTYIQAHASSYLLSCLKEVISMLSHRGDTIAERIRSNGKVGGAEVGDFMMLQLINRTELLLRHYLGLEQVHPEELYRTLLTMLGDLATFSGESKRPRLDSRYSHADQGASFRKLMEAIRQVLSMVLEQHAIELILQARQYGIIVSPLHDHKLLGSASFVLAASANCDSEELRHRLPAHLKVGPVERIRQLVNLHLPGIKVKPLPVAPRQIAFHSNKTYFILELSSEDLAQLERSGGFAFHVSGEFAELELKFWAIRN; encoded by the coding sequence ATGAATACCCATAAAGTCATTTGGCAGGAAGGCATGCTGCTGCGTCCGCAGCACTTCCAGCACAACGATCGTTATTACGATCACCAGATGAAAACCCGCACGCAATTGCTCGGTGGCTACACCTGGGGTTTCCTCAATCTGGAGATCGACCTGCAGTTCCTCAACATGGGCAAACTGGTGATCAGTGAAGCCTCGGGGATTCTGCCGGACGGCAGCCTGTTCGAACTCGGTGGCAACACCGAGCCGCTGGCGCTGGACGTACCGCCGAACACCGGCAACACGCCGATCTACCTGGCGCTGCCGCTGGTCACCGGTAACCACATCGAGTCGCGCCGTCCGGAGCAATCCGACGTGCTGGCGCGTTATACCGCGTACGACGCCGAAGTGGCCGATTCCAACGCCGGCGACGATTCCGCCAGCCAGGTCAGCTGCGGTCGCCCGGACTTCAAACTGTTGCTCGGCGAGCAGCAGAGCGATCAGGCCTACGTGAAGCTGAAAATCTGCGACGTGCTCGACACCACGCCCGACGGCGTGATCAGCCTCGACCCGGACTTCGTGCCGACCTACATTCAGGCCCACGCTTCCAGCTATCTGCTGTCGTGCCTGAAAGAAGTCATCAGCATGCTCAGCCACCGTGGCGACACGATTGCCGAGCGGATTCGCTCCAACGGCAAGGTTGGCGGCGCCGAAGTCGGCGACTTCATGATGCTGCAACTGATCAACCGCACCGAACTGCTGCTGCGTCACTATCTCGGCCTGGAGCAAGTGCACCCGGAAGAGTTGTATCGCACGCTGCTGACCATGCTCGGCGATCTGGCGACCTTCTCCGGCGAGAGCAAACGTCCGCGTCTGGACAGCCGCTACTCCCACGCCGACCAGGGCGCGAGCTTCCGCAAGCTGATGGAAGCGATTCGTCAGGTGCTGTCGATGGTGCTCGAACAGCACGCCATCGAACTGATCCTGCAAGCGCGTCAGTACGGCATCATCGTCTCGCCGTTGCACGACCACAAACTGCTCGGCTCGGCCTCGTTCGTGCTGGCGGCCAGTGCCAACTGCGATTCCGAAGAACTGCGCCATCGCTTGCCGGCGCACCTCAAGGTCGGCCCGGTGGAGCGCATCCGCCAACTGGTCAACCTGCACTTGCCGGGGATCAAGGTCAAACCGTTGCCGGTGGCCCCGCGGCAGATCGCGTTCCACTCGAACAAAACCTATTTCATCCTCGAACTCAGTTCCGAAGACCTGGCACAACTCGAGCGCTCCGGCGGTTTCGCGTTCCACGTGTCCGGCGAATTCGCCGAGCTTGAACTGAAATTCTGGGCCATCAGGAACTGA
- the tssJ gene encoding type VI secretion system lipoprotein TssJ — MSRRSTAFFKTLTALTVLVLLAGCSSLSPYSKVTKINLKLTGSDQLNPDLNGRPSPIVVRLFELKHPVTFENADFFSLYERAKESLNPDLVASEELELRPGETVEMKLKVEEGSSYVGVLAAYRDLPETQWRYTVQITPLEVTEVDLTLDQTGIRNTHQVLAKADD, encoded by the coding sequence ATGTCTCGCCGCTCGACCGCTTTTTTCAAGACGCTGACGGCGCTCACCGTGCTGGTGTTGCTCGCCGGTTGCTCGTCGCTGTCGCCGTACTCGAAAGTGACCAAGATCAACCTGAAGCTGACCGGCAGCGATCAGCTCAACCCGGACCTCAACGGGCGCCCGTCGCCGATTGTTGTGCGCCTGTTCGAACTCAAGCATCCGGTGACCTTCGAGAACGCTGATTTCTTCAGCCTCTACGAGCGCGCCAAGGAATCCCTCAACCCGGATCTGGTGGCCAGCGAAGAACTCGAACTGCGCCCGGGTGAAACCGTGGAGATGAAACTCAAGGTGGAAGAGGGCAGCAGTTATGTCGGCGTTCTCGCCGCTTACCGCGATTTGCCGGAAACCCAATGGCGCTACACGGTGCAGATCACGCCGCTGGAAGTCACCGAAGTCGATCTGACCCTGGACCAGACCGGCATCCGTAACACTCATCAAGTGCTCGCCAAGGCGGATGACTGA